A single region of the Neodiprion pinetum isolate iyNeoPine1 chromosome 5, iyNeoPine1.2, whole genome shotgun sequence genome encodes:
- the LOC124218586 gene encoding NEDD4-binding protein 1, whose protein sequence is MDNMPNKQNANVKDSTSVIKLDVSPRKEPIQKRQRDSSLALKPSAKRQKFNNRTYYESPLKHLGKSIDRTNSAVSLDESVVVIEDNTDFQASKSSASAKSNSTQLTCPDDSIIILSDNEEISEKQINIEKRNRRIIHDQDSSTVNAQVSEVASVEKRTIKKKNRFQSRITSRKAKYGAKTIVRKVNCQKKQDLMPKMQPISIDSEDENIIPNDDTTKSQAKIAIDNNSESLWTSKDVSPPNFQGDVKESTKNTKTNSLRTESTIQSEATPDDILIVWTQTERCHTAAKELPSPCEEPTEEPSNLEERSGFCIDTKGDPSSLHHLNENNNKSDKTKQQLNPNWARFTKYQSSANLPVKKPNIGLHQPEVNAVGRCYTTEIVVKRPGSLRDIVIDGSNIAMAYTNHKYFSETGLKLVIDYFKLRGHTVKTFIPQHKRSMKHQLLEQLYSEGIVVFTPSRYIGGKRISSHDDRYILEYATMCDGIVVSLDQYRDLYAEKPEWKNTIENRLLVPTFVGKCVMFPEDPLGRRGPKLEEFLRH, encoded by the exons ATGGACAATATGCCTAACAAGCAAAATGCTAATGTCAAAGATTCGACATCAGTAATCAAACTGGATGTCTCGCCAAGGAAGGAACCAATTCAGAAAAGACAGAGAGACTCAAGTCTTGCTTTAAAGCCAAGTGCCAAACGGCAAAAGTTTAATAACAGAACTTACTACGAGAGTCCCTTGAAGCATTTGGGAAAAAGCAT aGATAGAACCAATTCGGCTGTAAGTCTAGATGAAAGCGTTGTTGTAATAGAAGATAACACAGACTTTCAAGCATCAAAGAGTTCAGCTAGCGCAAAAAGTAACAGTACACAATTGACTTGTCCCGATGACAGCATCATTATTTTGAGTGACAATGAAGAGATATCGGAGAAACAGATCAATATCGAAAAGAGAAATCGGAGAATTATTCACGACCAAGATTCGTCCACGGTAAATGCACAAGTGTCAGAGGTTGCATCAGTTGAAAAACGAACGATCAAGAAAAAGAATAGATTTCAATCCCGAATCACATCTCGCAAGGCCAAATATGGAGCTAAGACTATAGTTAGAAAAGTCAATTGTCAAAAAAAGCAAGATCTAATGCCAAAAATGCAACCTATATCAATTGACTCTGAAGATGAGAATATAA TTCCTAATGATGACACCACCAAATCACAAGCAAAAATTGCAATTGACAACAATTCTGAAAGTCTTTGGACATCTAAGGATGTTTCTCCGCCAAATTTCCAGGGTGATGTTAAAGAGAGCacaaaaaataccaaaacCAATAGTCTTCGCACAG AATCTACAATTCAGTCAGAAGCTACACCAGATGATATTTTAATAGTCTGGACACAAACCGAAAGATGTCATACAGCTGCAAAAGAACTTCCTTCACCATGTGAGGAACCTACAGAGGAACCTTCAAACCTAGAAGAAAGATCAGGCTTCTGTATAGATACAAAGGGCGATCCGTCCAGTTTGCatcatttgaatgaaaacaacaataaaagcgataaaacaaaacaacagCTAAACCCAAACTGGGCTAGATTCACGAAGTACCAATCCTCCGCAAATCTACCTGTAAAAAAACCAAACATTGGATTACATCAGCCTGAAGTAAATGCAGTTGGAAGATGTTACACCACAGAAATCGTTGTCAAACGACCTGGGAGCTTACGGGATATTGTCATTGATGGCAGCAACATTGCAATGGC ATACACAAATCACAAGTACTTCTCGGAAACTGGACTCAAGTTGGTAATAGATTACTTCAAATTAAGAGGCCATACTGTCAAAACCTTTATCCCCCAACATAAACGATCCATGAAGCACCAGCTGCTTGAGCAGCTTTATTCCGAAGGCATCGTGGTTTTCACACCTAGTCGATACATAGGAGGAAAAAGAATCAGTTCACATGATGACAG ATATATTTTGGAATACGCTACAATGTGTGATGGGATAGTGGTTTCGCTGGACCAATACCGGGACTTGTACGCAGAGAAACCCGAGTGGAAAAATACAATTGAAAACCGTCTGTTAGTGCCTACCTTTGTCGGAAAATGCGTCATGTTTCCTGAAGATCCTCTAGGAAGACGTGGTCCAAAACTCGAAGAATTCTTGAGGCATTAG
- the LOC124218577 gene encoding DNA excision repair protein ERCC-6 isoform X2: MSSAMESSEIHPNIEDKSARNDRNGDLQDDSILRRIITVRSETSVLAEISHQIEASLTTKDTLVDTRKASLVSDKAELANQVRSGEITPFQAASVRAAQKPKNGGTFNKTTQLLDLEQYIFQQAELARRKATEPCSKKRPLTNKEKDKNLCKKQKLQNNPKSKYVQKRTKFKEPEIMKRGDLENKVAIHQSNQASAVAEAMNNSLPRNTRRFMVDVECKNKPLKNKAGPSTGVDNIEAADYSDTCKEDSESGSEYLPSDEQPDSVLDDGDEWIYRQRVESSGFPKEKEYHKVDNLFKVPMSVWKRLYKYQKVSVQWLWELHGRNLGGLLGDEMGLGKTVQLIAFLAGLDCSELLLDGGRFRGLGPSLIICPATLLEQWVKHFHEWWPTLRVATLHYMGTHKGDPELLVRSLKCGGILVTSYTGVLTHKELLLNMEWHYIILDEGHKIRNPEAKVTKVVKGFSTPHRLILTGSPMQNSLRELWSLFDFILPGKLGTLPAFMEHFAAPITRGGYTNASSLQEATALNVATMLNDAITPYMLRRTKSDVQHHVSLPEKNEQVLFCSLTDEQRALYNGYLRSEDVSYILHERSNSRDSGRYRARLLIALTALRKICNHPDLYLYDNKMDPNEYHSNEEEVIDVDVENFGYWKRAGKMAVVRSLLKIWKKQGHRVLLFTQSRQMLAVIETLVQHENYSYLRMDGTTPMSQRQQDVCKFNKDTSYFVFILTTRVGGLGINLTGANRVVIYDPDWNPATDAQARERAWRIGQVKNVTIYRLITAGTIEEKIYHRQIFKQLLSNKVLEDPRQRRLFRTSDLTELFSLNEPIGNDQTESEKLFHHSKLSLGSPSFSSDKVEAMRKLAAKLSKSICEKTKTLGSGVNNTKTTETCSSSINRKKSTDRGNRSPINVKTKSSAKNSNYLEITSTDAESIKPMEDDHDLSLVNDTSGVGEKELDHAADAIKLEPIDPDEIHQPIILDDKINIEIENNIELLDKTVPDINENGSHIQSSTVELSVNNIENDCNIQSPSELNGSIESKVKSQMSGEYEIVNHQTDEVEPIGDNDKGHKPKHESRHKKKRSQNRKSRRISSLFEGERVSCLIGRRFGHQKIDEPIPSDDNYVLQKLFAKSKVSTAFQHDSILSGVRNDNATVMQRQAQKAAQESMELLRQSRKWCWRPTWNKTPCRDG; this comes from the exons ATGAGTTCCGCAATGGAAAGCAGCGAGATACATCCGAATATTGAAGATAAGTCAGCTAGGAACGATCGGAATGGCGATCTTCAGGACGACTCTATACTTCGCAGG ATCATTACGGTACGTTCGGAAACGAGCGTCCTGGCTGAGATCTCACACCAAATTGAAGCTTCACTTACTACGAAGGATACACTTGTCGACACAAGGAAAGCATCTTTAGTATCAGATAAGGCTGAACTAGCTAATCAGGTTCGGTCGGGAGAAATCACTCCTTTTCAAGCTGCATCTGTTAGAGCTgcacaaaaaccaaaaaatggAGG TACTTTCAACAAAACGACCCAGCTTTTGGATTTGGAACAGTATATATTTCAACAAGCTGAGCTTGCCAGGCGCAAGGCAACAGAGCCATGCTCTAAAAAGCGCCCTCTAACTaacaaagagaaagataaaaatttatgcaaGAAGCAAAAACTTCAAAACAATCCTAAGTCCAAGTATGTTCAAAAAAGGACAAAATTCAAAGAACCTGAAATTATGAAAAGAGGCGACTTAGAGAACAAAGTAGCTATTCACCAGTCCAATCAGGCCAGTGCTGTAGCAGAAGCCATGAATAATTCATTACCACGAAATACAAGAAGATTTATGGTCGATGTGGAATGCAAAAACAAGCctttaaaaaacaaagctgGTCCATCCACTGGAGTTGACAACATTGAAGCTGCAGACTATTCTGATACTTGTAAAGAGGATTCCGAGTCTGGAAGCGAATACTTACCAAGTGATGAGCAGCCAGACTCTG TTTTGGATGACGGCGATGAATGGATTTACCGCCAAAGAGTTGAGAGCAGCGGATTCccaaaagaaaaagagtaTCATAAGGTGGATAATCTGTTTAAAGTTCCCATGTCTGTTTGGAAAAGACTATACAA GTATCAAAAGGTTTCTGTACAGTGGTTATGGGAATTACATGGGCGAAACTTGGGTGGCTTGCTAGGCGATGAGATGGGCTTAGGAAAAACAGTACAGCTTATTGCCTTCCTGGCTGGACTAGATTGTAGCGAGTTATTGTTAGATGGTGGAAG ATTTCGAGGACTGGGACCCTCACTCATAATTTGTCCAGCTACGCTCTTGGAACAGTGGGTTAAACACTTCCATGAGTGGTGGCCAACATTGAGAGTTGCAACCTTACATTACATGGGAACTCACAAAG GTGATCCCGAGCTTTTGGTGCGAAGCCTGAAATGCGGAGGAATACTGGTAACGTCCTATACCGGTGTTCTGACCCACAAAGAGTTGTTACTCAACATGGAATGGCATTATATAATTCTTGACGAAGGTCACAAAATACGAAATCCAGAGGCTAAG GTGACAAAAGTTGTTAAAGGATTTTCCACCCCTCATCGTCTGATCCTAACTGGGAGTCCCATGCAAAACTCATTGAGGGAATTATGGTCACTTTTCGATTTCATATTGCCAGGTAAACTGGGTACATTACCTGCCTTTATGGAGCATTTTGCAGCTCcaattacccgaggtggttacaCAAATGCTTCTTCCCTTCAGGAAGCTACTGCACTAAACGTGGCTACAATGTTGAATGATGCTATCACTCCTTATATGCTAAGAAGAACAAAAAGTGACGTTCAGCATCATGTCAGCTTGcctgaaaaaaacgaacag GTCTTATTCTGCAGTTTGACGGACGAGCAACGAGCATTATACAATGGTTACTTAAGATCGGAAGATGTTTCATACATCTTGCACGAGCGTAGCAATTCCAGGGATAGCGGTAGATACAGGGCGCGGCTACTTATTGCCTTGACAGCACTCAGAAAAATATGCAATCATCCGGATCTCTATCTGTACGATAATAAAATG GATCCAAATGAATACCATTCAAATGAAGAAGAAGTGATCGACGTCGATGTAGAAAATTTTGGATACTGGAAGCGTGCTGGAAAAATGGCGGTTGTACGCTCTTTACTCAAGATATGGAAGAAACAAGGGCACAGAGTATTACTTTTCACACAGAGTAGACAG ATGCTTGCTGTCATAGAAACTCTGGTTCAGCATGAGAATTATTCGTATTTACGAATGGATGGTACTACGCCAATGTCTCAGAGGCAACAAGATGTCTGCAAATTCAATAAA GACACTTCGTATTTCGTATTTATTCTAACCACACGAGTCGGAGGTTTGGGAATAAATTTAACAGGAGCAAATCGTGTTGTCATTTATGATCCTGATTGGAATCCCGCAACTGATGCACAGGCCAGAGAACGTGCCTGGAGAATAGGTCAGGTGAAAAATGTTACCATTTACAGACTAATTACTGCTGGCACCATAGAAGAAAAG ATTTATCACCGCCAAATATTCAAGCAACTGCTTTCCAACAAAGTGTTGGAAGATCCCCGTCAGCGCAGATTGTTCCGGACGTCAGATCTCACAGAGTTATTCTCATTGAATGAACCAATTGGGAATGATCAAACTGAatcggaaaaattatttcaccattCCAAGTTATCACTAGGCAGTCCAAGCTTCTCTTCAGACAAAGTAGAAGCAATGCGAAAGTTGGCTGCCAAGCTGAGTAAGAGTATTTGCGAAAAGACCAAGACTTTGGGCAGTGGAGTCAACAACACTAAAACGACTGAAACCTGTTCCAGTAGTatcaatagaaaaaaaagtactgaCAGGGGAAATCGATCACCTATAAACGTGAAAACGAAAAGCAGCGCAAAGAATTCTAACTATCTTGAGATTACTAGTACGGATGCCGAAAGTATAAAACCTATGGAAGACGATCATGATTTATCTTTGGTAAATGATACGAGTGGAGTTGGAGAAAAAGAACTGGACCATGCTGCTGATGCAATAAAATTGGAGCCAATTGATCCTGATGAAATTCATCAACCAATAATACTGGATGACAAAATTAAtatcgaaattgaaaacaacATTGAGTTATTAGATAAAACAGTGCCtgatataaatgaaaatggcTCACATATACAATCATCAACCGTAGAACTTTCTGTtaataatatcgaaaatgATTGTAATATTCAATCACCTTCAGAACTCAACGGAAGTATTGAATCTAAAGTGAAATCGCAGATGAGTGGAGAAtatgaaattgtaaatcaCCAGACAGACGAGGTTGAGCCTATTGGTGATAATGACAAAGGACATAAACCAAAGCATGAGTCAAGGCACAAGAAAAAACGTTCACAGAATAGAAAGAGTCGTAGAATCTCATCGCTATTTGAGGGAGAACGCGTCTCTTGTCTTATTGGAAGACGCTTTGGACatcaaaaaattgacgagCCTATACCTTCAGACGATAACTACGtcttacaaaaattatttgcaaaaTCAA aggtCAGCACGGCGTTTCAACACGACAGCATCTTATCAGGTGTACGCAATGACAATGCAACTGTAATGCAACGCCAGGCCCAGAAGGCTGCTCAAGAGAGCATGGAGTTGTTGCGACAGTCACGAAAATGGTGTTGGAGACCCACGTGGAACAAAACACCCTGTCGTGATGGCTGA
- the LOC124218577 gene encoding DNA excision repair protein ERCC-6 isoform X1: MSSAMESSEIHPNIEDKSARNDRNGDLQDDSILRRIITVRSETSVLAEISHQIEASLTTKDTLVDTRKASLVSDKAELANQVRSGEITPFQAASVRAAQKPKNGGTFNKTTQLLDLEQYIFQQAELARRKATEPCSKKRPLTNKEKDKNLCKKQKLQNNPKSKYVQKRTKFKEPEIMKRGDLENKVAIHQSNQASAVAEAMNNSLPRNTRRFMVDVECKNKPLKNKAGPSTGVDNIEAADYSDTCKEDSESGSEYLPSDEQPDSGDDSKRSLAKKSVRNIKTKSGYNRLFLDDGDEWIYRQRVESSGFPKEKEYHKVDNLFKVPMSVWKRLYKYQKVSVQWLWELHGRNLGGLLGDEMGLGKTVQLIAFLAGLDCSELLLDGGRFRGLGPSLIICPATLLEQWVKHFHEWWPTLRVATLHYMGTHKGDPELLVRSLKCGGILVTSYTGVLTHKELLLNMEWHYIILDEGHKIRNPEAKVTKVVKGFSTPHRLILTGSPMQNSLRELWSLFDFILPGKLGTLPAFMEHFAAPITRGGYTNASSLQEATALNVATMLNDAITPYMLRRTKSDVQHHVSLPEKNEQVLFCSLTDEQRALYNGYLRSEDVSYILHERSNSRDSGRYRARLLIALTALRKICNHPDLYLYDNKMDPNEYHSNEEEVIDVDVENFGYWKRAGKMAVVRSLLKIWKKQGHRVLLFTQSRQMLAVIETLVQHENYSYLRMDGTTPMSQRQQDVCKFNKDTSYFVFILTTRVGGLGINLTGANRVVIYDPDWNPATDAQARERAWRIGQVKNVTIYRLITAGTIEEKIYHRQIFKQLLSNKVLEDPRQRRLFRTSDLTELFSLNEPIGNDQTESEKLFHHSKLSLGSPSFSSDKVEAMRKLAAKLSKSICEKTKTLGSGVNNTKTTETCSSSINRKKSTDRGNRSPINVKTKSSAKNSNYLEITSTDAESIKPMEDDHDLSLVNDTSGVGEKELDHAADAIKLEPIDPDEIHQPIILDDKINIEIENNIELLDKTVPDINENGSHIQSSTVELSVNNIENDCNIQSPSELNGSIESKVKSQMSGEYEIVNHQTDEVEPIGDNDKGHKPKHESRHKKKRSQNRKSRRISSLFEGERVSCLIGRRFGHQKIDEPIPSDDNYVLQKLFAKSKVSTAFQHDSILSGVRNDNATVMQRQAQKAAQESMELLRQSRKWCWRPTWNKTPCRDG; the protein is encoded by the exons ATGAGTTCCGCAATGGAAAGCAGCGAGATACATCCGAATATTGAAGATAAGTCAGCTAGGAACGATCGGAATGGCGATCTTCAGGACGACTCTATACTTCGCAGG ATCATTACGGTACGTTCGGAAACGAGCGTCCTGGCTGAGATCTCACACCAAATTGAAGCTTCACTTACTACGAAGGATACACTTGTCGACACAAGGAAAGCATCTTTAGTATCAGATAAGGCTGAACTAGCTAATCAGGTTCGGTCGGGAGAAATCACTCCTTTTCAAGCTGCATCTGTTAGAGCTgcacaaaaaccaaaaaatggAGG TACTTTCAACAAAACGACCCAGCTTTTGGATTTGGAACAGTATATATTTCAACAAGCTGAGCTTGCCAGGCGCAAGGCAACAGAGCCATGCTCTAAAAAGCGCCCTCTAACTaacaaagagaaagataaaaatttatgcaaGAAGCAAAAACTTCAAAACAATCCTAAGTCCAAGTATGTTCAAAAAAGGACAAAATTCAAAGAACCTGAAATTATGAAAAGAGGCGACTTAGAGAACAAAGTAGCTATTCACCAGTCCAATCAGGCCAGTGCTGTAGCAGAAGCCATGAATAATTCATTACCACGAAATACAAGAAGATTTATGGTCGATGTGGAATGCAAAAACAAGCctttaaaaaacaaagctgGTCCATCCACTGGAGTTGACAACATTGAAGCTGCAGACTATTCTGATACTTGTAAAGAGGATTCCGAGTCTGGAAGCGAATACTTACCAAGTGATGAGCAGCCAGACTCTG GTGACGATTCTAAAAGATCTTTAGCAAAGAAAAGTGTTCgcaatataaaaacaaaatctgGTTACAACAGATTAT TTTTGGATGACGGCGATGAATGGATTTACCGCCAAAGAGTTGAGAGCAGCGGATTCccaaaagaaaaagagtaTCATAAGGTGGATAATCTGTTTAAAGTTCCCATGTCTGTTTGGAAAAGACTATACAA GTATCAAAAGGTTTCTGTACAGTGGTTATGGGAATTACATGGGCGAAACTTGGGTGGCTTGCTAGGCGATGAGATGGGCTTAGGAAAAACAGTACAGCTTATTGCCTTCCTGGCTGGACTAGATTGTAGCGAGTTATTGTTAGATGGTGGAAG ATTTCGAGGACTGGGACCCTCACTCATAATTTGTCCAGCTACGCTCTTGGAACAGTGGGTTAAACACTTCCATGAGTGGTGGCCAACATTGAGAGTTGCAACCTTACATTACATGGGAACTCACAAAG GTGATCCCGAGCTTTTGGTGCGAAGCCTGAAATGCGGAGGAATACTGGTAACGTCCTATACCGGTGTTCTGACCCACAAAGAGTTGTTACTCAACATGGAATGGCATTATATAATTCTTGACGAAGGTCACAAAATACGAAATCCAGAGGCTAAG GTGACAAAAGTTGTTAAAGGATTTTCCACCCCTCATCGTCTGATCCTAACTGGGAGTCCCATGCAAAACTCATTGAGGGAATTATGGTCACTTTTCGATTTCATATTGCCAGGTAAACTGGGTACATTACCTGCCTTTATGGAGCATTTTGCAGCTCcaattacccgaggtggttacaCAAATGCTTCTTCCCTTCAGGAAGCTACTGCACTAAACGTGGCTACAATGTTGAATGATGCTATCACTCCTTATATGCTAAGAAGAACAAAAAGTGACGTTCAGCATCATGTCAGCTTGcctgaaaaaaacgaacag GTCTTATTCTGCAGTTTGACGGACGAGCAACGAGCATTATACAATGGTTACTTAAGATCGGAAGATGTTTCATACATCTTGCACGAGCGTAGCAATTCCAGGGATAGCGGTAGATACAGGGCGCGGCTACTTATTGCCTTGACAGCACTCAGAAAAATATGCAATCATCCGGATCTCTATCTGTACGATAATAAAATG GATCCAAATGAATACCATTCAAATGAAGAAGAAGTGATCGACGTCGATGTAGAAAATTTTGGATACTGGAAGCGTGCTGGAAAAATGGCGGTTGTACGCTCTTTACTCAAGATATGGAAGAAACAAGGGCACAGAGTATTACTTTTCACACAGAGTAGACAG ATGCTTGCTGTCATAGAAACTCTGGTTCAGCATGAGAATTATTCGTATTTACGAATGGATGGTACTACGCCAATGTCTCAGAGGCAACAAGATGTCTGCAAATTCAATAAA GACACTTCGTATTTCGTATTTATTCTAACCACACGAGTCGGAGGTTTGGGAATAAATTTAACAGGAGCAAATCGTGTTGTCATTTATGATCCTGATTGGAATCCCGCAACTGATGCACAGGCCAGAGAACGTGCCTGGAGAATAGGTCAGGTGAAAAATGTTACCATTTACAGACTAATTACTGCTGGCACCATAGAAGAAAAG ATTTATCACCGCCAAATATTCAAGCAACTGCTTTCCAACAAAGTGTTGGAAGATCCCCGTCAGCGCAGATTGTTCCGGACGTCAGATCTCACAGAGTTATTCTCATTGAATGAACCAATTGGGAATGATCAAACTGAatcggaaaaattatttcaccattCCAAGTTATCACTAGGCAGTCCAAGCTTCTCTTCAGACAAAGTAGAAGCAATGCGAAAGTTGGCTGCCAAGCTGAGTAAGAGTATTTGCGAAAAGACCAAGACTTTGGGCAGTGGAGTCAACAACACTAAAACGACTGAAACCTGTTCCAGTAGTatcaatagaaaaaaaagtactgaCAGGGGAAATCGATCACCTATAAACGTGAAAACGAAAAGCAGCGCAAAGAATTCTAACTATCTTGAGATTACTAGTACGGATGCCGAAAGTATAAAACCTATGGAAGACGATCATGATTTATCTTTGGTAAATGATACGAGTGGAGTTGGAGAAAAAGAACTGGACCATGCTGCTGATGCAATAAAATTGGAGCCAATTGATCCTGATGAAATTCATCAACCAATAATACTGGATGACAAAATTAAtatcgaaattgaaaacaacATTGAGTTATTAGATAAAACAGTGCCtgatataaatgaaaatggcTCACATATACAATCATCAACCGTAGAACTTTCTGTtaataatatcgaaaatgATTGTAATATTCAATCACCTTCAGAACTCAACGGAAGTATTGAATCTAAAGTGAAATCGCAGATGAGTGGAGAAtatgaaattgtaaatcaCCAGACAGACGAGGTTGAGCCTATTGGTGATAATGACAAAGGACATAAACCAAAGCATGAGTCAAGGCACAAGAAAAAACGTTCACAGAATAGAAAGAGTCGTAGAATCTCATCGCTATTTGAGGGAGAACGCGTCTCTTGTCTTATTGGAAGACGCTTTGGACatcaaaaaattgacgagCCTATACCTTCAGACGATAACTACGtcttacaaaaattatttgcaaaaTCAA aggtCAGCACGGCGTTTCAACACGACAGCATCTTATCAGGTGTACGCAATGACAATGCAACTGTAATGCAACGCCAGGCCCAGAAGGCTGCTCAAGAGAGCATGGAGTTGTTGCGACAGTCACGAAAATGGTGTTGGAGACCCACGTGGAACAAAACACCCTGTCGTGATGGCTGA